One Candida dubliniensis CD36 chromosome 1, complete sequence genomic region harbors:
- a CDS encoding phosphatidylserine decarboxylase proenzyme 1, mitochondrial precursor [contains: phosphatidylserine decarboxylase 1 beta chain; phosphatidylserine decarboxylase 1 alpha chain], putative (Similar to S. cerevisiae PSD1;~Similar to C. albicans PSD1) has translation MPLKPISFKWSETSVRSVPNLFMYGRDNINKPLSRASQMAERIHQQTPSSTNYQQKRYFSYYYYQFPKIPRPKRNMLYYSTWSRNPVTNGTNTNKSSKRHMLPFGNFKISKRSFANANQKLKTKFKKLKMGKERRRFIRWWTVTSLTIVLGGVYAKIKYERGDHEENPYKIRPQSWHLYAYSTLPLKTISRLWGQVNSINLPVWIRSPSYRVYSAIFGVNLDEMENPDLSSYKNLSEFFYRDIKPDARPIADGDLVSPADGKVLKFGVVENGEIEQVKGMTYSIDALLGIDTGKLAAPTHSLSFDYNSDDETIVKRDEEFAKINGISYSMDDLVGGNSKTTYHMNELTYKDEHDGTAAGERASFSKELRVAEELTPNPVEYFRKKNLYFAVIYLAPGDYHHFHSPTSWVTTLRRHFIGELFSVAPFFQKTLQGLFVLNERVALLGYWKYGFFSMVPVGATNVGSIVVNFDKDLKTNDIYEHEVYSSASSVNENTPLLDQKDYSANDILTFTNSEYEDKKRKKLRKNTVYEATYTNASRLLGGYPLSKGQDIGGFKLGSTVVLVFEAPENFKFNLKVGEKVKVGQSLGGFV, from the coding sequence atgccACTCAAACCCATTTCGTTTAAATGGTCGGAAACATCTGTTCGACTGGTACCAAACCTATTCATGTACGGACGAGATAATATTAACAAACCTTTATCGCGGGCATCACAGATGGCCGAACGAATTCACCAACAAACACCAAGTTCAActaattatcaacaaaaacgTTACTTTAgttactattattatcaatttcctAAGATTCCAAGACCAAAGAGAAATATGTTGTATTATTCCACTTGGTCGAGAAACCCAGTTACCAATGGCACCAATACCAACAAATCAAGCAAACGTCATATGTTGCCATTTGGCAATTTCAAGATTTCGAAAAGACTGTTTGCCAATGccaatcaaaaattgaaaacgaaattcaaaaaattgaaaatgggTAAAGAGCGTCGTCGCTTTATTAGATGGTGGACGGTAACTTCATTGACCATAGTATTGGGTGGAGTGTACGCAAAAATAAAGTATGAAAGGGGTGACCACGAAGAAAACCCATACAAGATTAGACCTCAATCCTGGCACTTGTATGCTTACTCAACATTACCATTGAAGACTATATCTCGATTATGGGGTCAAGTCAACTCGATCAACTTACCTGTTTGGATTAGAAGTCCTTCGTACAGAGTGTATTCTGCCATTTTTGGTGTTAACTTGGATGAAATGGAGAATCCCGATTTGAGCAGTTACAAGAACTTATCAGAGTTTTTTTATAGAGATATTAAACCAGATGCCAGACCAATTGCTGATGGTGATTTAGTGTCTCCCGCAGATGGGAAAGTATTAAAGTTTGGTGTTGTTGAGAATGGTGAAATTGAACAAGTCAAGGGAATGACTTATTCAATCGATGCATTGTTGGGAATAGACACTGGTAAATTAGCAGCACCCACCCACTCATTGAGTTTTGATTATAATAGTGATGACGAAACGATAGTAAAACGTGACGAAGAATTTGCTAAAATTAACGGTATTTCCTACTCGATGGATGATCTTGTTGGTGGGAATTCGAAAACGACCTACCACATGAATGAGTTGACATACAAAGATGAGCATGATGGGACTGCTGCAGGTGAAAGGGCATCATTTTCCAAAGAGTTACGAGTTGCAGAAGAATTAACCCCAAATCCTGTTGAATACTTTCGCAAGAaaaatttgtattttgCAGTGATATACCTAGCCCCAGGTgattatcatcattttcattcaCCTACTAGTTGGGTGACTACACTCAGACGTCATTTTATTGGAGAATTATTTTCGGTTGCTccatttttccaaaaaacCCTCCAAggattatttgttttaaatgAAAGAGTGGCATTGTTAGGATATTGGAAGTATGggtttttttcaatggttCCTGTTGGTGCCACCAACGTTGGTAGTATTGTGGTCAATTTTGACAAAGATTTAAAAACCAATGATATTTATGAGCATGAAGTTTATTCTTCCGCCTCTTCAGTAAATGAAAATACACCACTATTGGATCAAAAAGACTATTCTGCTAATGATATTTTGACATTTACCAACAGTGAATATGAGGACAAAAAACGCAAgaaattaagaaaaaacacCGTTTACGAGGCAACATATACAAATGCCAGTAGATTGTTAGGCGGGTATCCATTAAGCAAGGGTCAAGATATTGGTGGCTTCAAATTGGGTTCTACTGTTGTTTTAGTATTTGAAGCCCCTGAgaattttaaattcaatt
- a CDS encoding Anaphase-Promoting Complex/Cyclosome (APC/C) largest subunit, putative (Similar to S. cerevisiae APC1;~Similar to S. pombe CUT4;~Similar to Aspergillus nidulans BIME), whose product MTSSPDNALLKFPIFGIQEDTDYPVPFQDPYKLALFRQNKRLLIAKRKLAVVKGSIITKILTYEEDIVTATYTHFSNSQELEEVLVVSLKKHIHVYYADGKSYVCSLPFALKNALPFESGLVLQRDQNESLIPHNGALYSNTSHLNSATILTLVDPMGDFRIVATASTSVISSKEEVITFPRKDMNKVCSLCVTFNASDGSISIYHVKAPSRTTTFGKTQSARNQKRRYGSITTPNPSRILEEDNGPEPLHSISLNMEKKRTSTLLSDISSVGRVSSDCHSLSQDFSGFKKDMILSRVETFGSRLQKDQLRIFNIWFEDQEGVVVFNRIKRECAVLIYRNPSFSRHSSVFKTPCLDCITLNSAKYEGNLVLLTEDQKFLIVNPFLGMKSTSHTFASKFKVCSLIDSYDSNLALKLSDGSNVIIKMVLEPSSELVKMCLSCFQYLSGSNINHIMWMLWRSAYLEVKYADEWKAFVIALLSLIFPFKEGVQCVENEITKLLPVAKRVHETSNVNYNLHDLIPYITISLHLVREEIRLDSTKAKCLTNMNLLLCQLTTWMGWPAPWVKYYSIKPACIDPSTRFLSALILETPPNLLRSLASLFTNNIVRYLTFSQLVEETETVDLLVTPRTYYVLKLFEVLVSSQYGPSAIVSLMLEFGITKDLLETYPLGISIPLKEALSTCQESPEFEWTSQTLDLVGRKDLNKLLSDVDFSADINTDSHTSTQDLSSLLNEVLEDNENFSPWDGQSEAERMNITKLIFEADRRYFEITTLLHQTKTQTAYLKVDENVSEYDLVLQQRDLAVIVALRTLTIPLGRAALVYASRRPLLTEKFPIPKFNLNTLILPTMTNIVYSEDRVSKSFSEWGHFHNGVSSGLSIGPFAKGISGSWIIFNKPPELNSQHAGFLLGLGLNGHLKRLEEWHIYNYLGPKHPLTSIGLLIGMAASLRGTMDNKLTKVLSVHAVALLPQGANDLNVPTMVQTAGLIGIGLLYLESQHRRMSEVLLSQITASVLQNDTEQVHEGYRLAAGIALGFVNLGKGDDLRGLNDTHVIDKLMALAIAMKDYQPVQESGKSCCGAIIALAFIYLQTENSNVANKLKLPDTEQMLDYIRPDLLFLRCLAKNLIMWNDISCTDTWITTQMPSSVAQKYMWGNESGFEHLDGDQLTYFNVLGGACLSMALKFASSHNLEARDTVLKYLDKVMELSSKPALNYDQKIAYKGCINLQNILALCASIIMAASGDLEVFRRLRVLHNDTNKKMGFGCFMAINTALGFLFLGGGQYAFDSSPFAIACLVTSLYPIYPTENSEYEIHLQALRHFWALAIQPRCLIVRDISTGRPCKIPISINMKNGSVIESISPCLLPDINDILTLKTNSSAHFEVVLDFSLNSEVLEKFMQSLTLYVEKSNNYTVLKPNVRSILSNYSRRVKPDEDTTNFSSLQLLGNLEENARAAWYHENTNHVESDLCSSSVRSGLSLFNIIDNQLELINNAQTPKSVEDIWNLKLLFEYANDIARNNKLNYISLEFIEGLRHKLWRVRN is encoded by the coding sequence TACGCTGATGGGAAATCTTATGTGTGCAGTTTGCCCTTTGCATTAAAAAATGCATTACCCTTTGAATCTGGATTAGTTTTGCAACGAGACCAAAATGAGTCGTTAATTCCCCACAATGGTGCACTCTATAGCAATACTTCGCATTTGAATTCAGCTACAATTTTGACTTTGGTTGACCCCATGGGTGATTTCCGAATTGTGGCTACTGCATCAACATCAGTGATTTCATCAAAAGAGGAAGTAATAACTTTCCCAAGAAAAGACATGAACAAAGTGTGTTCACTTTGTGTTACTTTCAATGCTTCGGATGGGTCTATTAGCATTTATCACGTCAAAGCTCCTAGCCGAACCACTACTTTTGGCAAAACACAACTGGCAAGAAATCAGAAACGAAGGTATGGTTCAATCACCACGCCCAATCCATCACGCATTTTGGAAGAAGATAACGGACCTGAACCATTGCACTCTATTTCGCTCAAtatggaaaagaaaagaacaAGCACATTATTATCTGATATATCATCTGTGGGAAGAGTGTCCAGCGATTGCCACAGTTTGTCACAAGATTTTTCCGGGTTCAAGAAGGATATGATACTATCGAGAGTTGAGACTTTTGGAAGCCGTTTACAAAAGGATCAATTGagaattttcaatatttggtTCGAAGATCAAGAGGGCGTTGTAGTTTTCAACAGAATAAAAAGGGAATGTGCCGTTTTGATTTATAGAAATCCCTCATTTAGTCGGCATCTGTCAGTTTTCAAAACACCGTGTCTTGACTGCATCACCCTAAACTCTGCAAAATATGAGGGGAACTTAGTTTTATTAACAGAAGATCAAAAGTTTCTAATCGTTAATCCGTTTCTTGGTATGAAATCTACTTCTCATACATTTGCAAGCAAATTCAAAGTCTGTTCATTGATTGACTCATACGATTCTAACTTAGCTTTGAAGTTGCTGGACGGATCAAATGTGATAATTAAGATGGTGCTAGAGCCATCTTCAGAACTCGTTAAGATGTGTTTGCTGTGTTTCCAGTATTTATCAGGCTCTAATATCAACCATATTATGTGGATGTTGTGGAGATCAGCCTATTTGGAAGTCAAATACGCCGACGAATGGAAAGCATTTGTCATTGCTTTGTTGTCATTGATATTTCCTTTCAAAGAAGGAGTACAATGTGTTGAGAATGAGATTACTAAATTACTACCAGTAGCAAAACGTGTTCACGAAACTTCAAATGTGAACTATAATTTACATGATCTTATTCCATACATCACCATATCCTTGCATTTAGTTCGAGAAGAAATAAGATTAGATTCTACAAAAGCCAAATGCTTAACAAACATGAATTTGTTATTATGCCAGTTAACTACGTGGATGGGTTGGCCAGCACCATGGGTCAAGTATTATTCAATCAAACCAGCATGCATAGATCCGAGCACTCGATTCCTACTGGCGTTAATTCTTGAAACACCTCCAAACTTGTTGAGGTCTTTAGCAAGTTTGTTTACCAATAACATAGTAAGGTATCTAACTTTCTCGCAATTGGTGGAAGAAACAGAAACCGTTGATTTGTTGGTAACTCCGAGAACCTATTACGTCTTGAAACTATTTGAAGTTCTTGTATCATCACAATATGGACCTAGTGCAATTGTGAGTTTAATGTTGGAGTTTGGGATTACGAAAGACTTACTTGAAACGTACCCATTGGGTATATCGATACCTCTAAAGGAAGCCTTGCTGACATGCCAAGAGAGCCCAGAGTTTGAATGGACTTCTCAGACACTAGACTTGGTGGGTAGAAAAGATTTGAATAAGCTTCTTTCAGATGTGGATTTTAGTGCTGACATTAATACTGATTCGCATACAAGTACTCAAGATTTGTCATCCTTGCTCAACGAAGTTTTGGAAGATAACGAAAACTTTTCTCCTTGGGATGGGCAATCAGAAGCAGAACGAATGAATATTACAAAATTGATCTTTGAGGCTGACAGAAGATATTTTGAGATAACAACGTTGCTACATCAAACAAAAACCCAGACTGCTTATCTCAAAGTAGATGAGAATGTGAGCGAGTACGATTTGGTTTTACAACAAAGGGACTTGGCAGTAATAGTAGCTCTTCGTACATTGACTATACCATTGGGAAGGGCTGCATTGGTATACGCTAGTCGAAGGCCCTTATTAACAGAAAAGTTCCCCATTccaaaatttaatttgaataCATTAATATTACCGACCATGACAAATATTGTCTATTCAGAAGATAGAGTCCTGAAGTCTTTTTCAGAATGGGGCCACTTCCATAATGGTGTTTCGTCTGGACTAAGCATTGGACCATTTGCAAAGGGTATTAGCGGTAGTTggataattttcaataagcCTCCAGAATTGAATTCCCAACATGCTGGGTTTCTATTGGGCTTGGGGTTGAATGGCCATTTGAAACGTTTAGAGGAATGGCACATCTATAACTACCTTGGTCCTAAACATCCACTCACCAGTATTGGATTGTTAATCGGTATGGCAGCTAGCTTACGCGGAACTATGGATAACAAATTGACGAAAGTTCTCTCTGTTCATGCAGTAGCTCTTTTGCCGCAAGGTGCTAATGACTTGAATGTCCCGACAATGGTACAAACAGCAGGGTTAATTGGAATTGGTTTGTTGTATTTAGAAAGTCAGCATCGCCGAATGAGTGAAGTGTTATTGTCACAGATCACTGCCTCAGTATTGCAGAATGACACCGAGCAAGTTCACGAAGGGTACAGATTAGCAGCTGGTATTGCACTAGGATTCGTCAATTTGGGTAAAGGAGATGATTTGAGGGGTTTGAATGATACCCACGTGATTGACAAGCTAATGGCTTTGGCTATAGCTATGAAAGATTATCAGCCAGTTCAAGAATCAGGTAAGTCATGTTGTGGTGCCATAATAGCGTTGGCATTCATATATTTGCAAACAGAGAATCTGAATGTTGCCAATAAGTTGAAACTTCCAGATACCGAGCAAATGCTAGATTATATTCGTCCTGATTTGTTATTTCTACGGTGCTTGGCCAAGAACTTGATTATGTGGAATGATATTTCGTGCACTGATACTTGGATTACCACACAAATGCCGTCATCAGTCGCTCAGAAGTACATGTGGGGCAATGAACTGGGTTTTGAACATCTTGATGGTGACCAGTTAACGTATTTCAACGTTTTAGGTGGAGCATGCTTGTCGATGGCTCTAAAATTTGCATCTTCCCATAACTTGGAAGCCAGGGACACTGTACTAAAATATCTTGACAAGGTTATGGAATTGAGTTCAAAGCCTGCACTAAATTATGATCAAAAAATTGCGTACAAGGGGTGTATTAATCTTCAAAATATCTTGGCATTATGTGCTTCTATAATCATGGCTGCTAGTGGTGATTTGGAAGTTTTCCGTCGATTACGTGTATTACATAATGatacaaataaaaaaatgggATTTGGATGTTTCATGGCCATTAATACAGCTTTGggttttttatttttaggtGGTGGACAGTATGCGTTTGATAGCTCACCATTCGCTATTGCTTGCTTAGTAACATCGTTGTATCCAATTTATCCTACAGAGAATAGCGAATACGAAATACATTTGCAGGCTTTGAGACACTTTTGGGCATTGGCAATACAACCCAGATGTTTGATTGTTCGAGATATTAGTACAGGTAGACCATGCAAGattccaatttcaataaacaTGAAGAATGGCTCCGTTATAGAAAGTATCTCACCCTGCCTACTTCCTGACATCAACGACATTCTAACCTTGAAAACAAATTCGAGTGCTCATTTCGAGGTTGTTTTAGATTTTCTGCTTAATTCCGAGGTGTTAGAGAAATTCATGCAATCCTTGACTTTGTATGTTGAAAAGAGTAATAACTACACAGTTCTAAAACCAAATGTGAGGTCGATTTTACTGAATTATAGTCGACGGGTAAAACCAGATGAAGATACCACAAATTTTTCAAGTCTACAATTATTAGGTAATCTTGAGGAAAATGCCAGAGCAGCTTGGTACCATGAAAATACTAATCACGTTGAACTGGATTTGTGTTCGTCTAGTGTACGTTCAGGGTTGTCATTATTCAACATCATTGACaatcaattggaattgataAACAATGCACAAACACCAAAGTCCGTTGAAGATATATGGAATCTCAAATTACTATTTGAGTATGCTAATGACATTGCTCGAAATAACAAGTTGAATTACATATCTCTTGAGTTCATTGAAGGATTAAGGCATAAATTATGGAGAGTTCGTAACTAA